The following proteins are co-located in the Macadamia integrifolia cultivar HAES 741 chromosome 3, SCU_Mint_v3, whole genome shotgun sequence genome:
- the LOC122072837 gene encoding probable carotenoid cleavage dioxygenase 4, chloroplastic yields the protein MDAFSSSFLSTLLHPKLLSSTNTKPTMIPSPHTPTFHVSSVRIEEQKPQQKTASPPPPPPQIKPQQPLTKATTTIERTPLASTKVTTTTTRRAEPSLPTTIFNTLDEFINNFIDPPLRSSVDPRHVLADNFSPVDELPPTDCPVIEGNLPSCLDGAYIRNGPNPQYLPRGPYHLFDGDGMLHSLRVSGGRATLCSRFVKTYKYNVERNAGSPIFPNVFSSFNGLTATVARGALSAVRVLSGQFNPANGIGLANTSLAFFGNRLFALGESDLPYTLRLTPDGDIKTIGRHSFDGELFMSMTAHPKTDPDTGETFAFRYGPVPPFLTFFRFNPDGSKQPDVPIFSMTSPSFLHDFAITKKYAIFPEIQIGMNPADMIFGGGSPVGTNPGKVPRIGVIPRYAKDESEMKWFEVPGFNIIHAINAWDEEEDVIVMIAPNILSVEHTLDRTDLVHASVEKVRIDLKTGIVTRFPVSARNMDFGVINPGFVAKKTRYSYLAIGDPMPKISGVVKLDLSGSEHEERTVACRMFGEGCYGGEPFFVAREPGNSHVAAEDDGYVVTYVHDENTGESRYLVMDAKSPSLEIVAAVKLPRRVPYGFHGLFVRESDIRKM from the coding sequence atGGATGCCTTCTCATCGTCGTTTCTCTCCACACTTCTACACCCTAAGCTCCTTTCTTCTACTAACACTAAACCCACAATGATCCCTTCTCCTCACACCCCTACTTTCCATGTCTCCTCTGTTAGGATCGAAGAGCAGAAGCCCCAGCAGAAGACagcatcaccaccaccaccaccaccacaaatcAAACCCCAACAACCTTTAACTAAAGCTACCACCACCATAGAAAGAACACCACTTGCTTCCACCAAAGTAACCACTACAACCACAAGACGAGCAGAGCCTTCTCTTCCCACCACCATCTTTAACACTTTAGACGAATTCATCAACAACTTCATTGATCCTCCTCTCCGATCTTCGGTTGATCCACGACACGTTCTCGCCGACAATTTCTCCCCCGTCGACGAGCTTCCTCCGACCGACTGCCCTGTGATCGAGGGCAACCTCCCCTCCTGCCTCGACGGCGCCTACATACGCAACGGCCCAAACCCTCAGTACCTCCCTCGTGGGCCCTACCACCTGTTTGATGGCGATGGCATGCTCCACTCCCTTCGTGTCTCCGGCGGCCGTGCCACCCTCTGCAGCCGCTTCGTCAAGACTTACAAATACAACGTCGAACGTAACGCTGGCTCCCCCATCTTTCCTAACGTATTCTCCAGCTTCAATGGCCTCACCGCCACCGTCGCCCGTGGTGCTCTCTCTGCTGTGAGAGTACTTTCCGGCCAGTTCAACCCTGCCAATGGCATTGGCCTGGCCAACACTAGCCTCGCCTTCTTCGGCAATCGCCTATTCGCCCTCGGCGAATCTGATCTACCATATACCCTGAGATTGACTCCCGACGGTGATATCAAAACAATCGGACGGCACAGTTTCGACGGAGAGCTTTTCATGAGCATGACCGCTCATCCTAAAACAGACCCCGACACAGGTGAGACCTTCGCTTTCCGGTATGGGCCAGTACCTCCATTTCTAACTTTCTTCCGGTTCAACCCCGATGGGTCAAAACAACCGGACGTGCCGATCTTCTCCATGACAAGCCCATCGTTCCTTCACGACTTCGCGATCACAAAGAAGTATGCAATCTTCCCGGAAATACAAATAGGGATGAACCCAGCGGATATGATATTCGGAGGCGGATCACCCGTCGGGACTAATCCAGGGAAGGTGCCCCGTATCGGAGTGATCCCCCGGTATGCGAAAGACGAGTCGGAGATGAAATGGTTTGAGGTGCCCGGGTTCAATATCATCCACGCGATCAACGCCTgggatgaggaggaggatgtgATTGTGATGATCGCGCCCAACATACTATCAGTGGAGCACACGTTGGATAGAACAGATCTGGTGCACGCATCGGTGGAGAAAGTAAGAATCGATCTAAAAACCGGGATCGTGACGAGGTTCCCCGTGTCGGCGAGGAATATGGACTTCGGAGTCATAAACCCCGGGTTCGTGGCCAAGAAGACCCGGTACTCGTATCTAGCAATCGGGGACCCGATGCCAAAGATATCAGGTGTGGTGAAGCTGGACTTGTCGGGTTCGGAGCATGAAGAGCGTACCGTGGCGTGTCGGATGTTTGGGGAAGGGTGTTACGGAGGGGAACCGTTCTTTGTGGCGAGAGAACCTGGAAATAGCCACGTGGCAGCGGAGGATGATGGATATGTGGTGACGTACGTTCACGACGAGAACACGGGAGAGTCGAGGTATCTGGTGATGGATGCGAAGTCGCCGTCGCTGGAGATCGTCGCCGCCGTGAAGTTGCCACGGCGAGTACCATACGGTTTCCACGGGCTCTTCGTTAGGGAAAGCGACATACGAAAGATGTGA